The following are encoded in a window of Pecten maximus chromosome 17, xPecMax1.1, whole genome shotgun sequence genomic DNA:
- the LOC117315818 gene encoding adhesive plaque matrix protein-like: protein MSTHIVNDESGMSTHIVTDEYGMSNHIANNESGMSTHIVNDESGMSNHIANNESGMSTHIVTDESGMSTHIVNDESPEDCRHLKPSEVKPSEVKPFEIKPSELKPSEVKPSEVKSSELKPSELKPSEVKPSEVKPSEVKLSEVKPSEVKPSEVKPSELKPSQVKLSEVKPSEVKPSEVKPSEVKPSEVKPSEVKPSEVKPFEVKPSEVKPSEVKPSEVKSSELKPSELKPSEVKPSEVKPSEVKLSEVKPSEVKPSQVKLSEVKPSEVKPSEVKPSEVKPSEVKPSEVKPSEVKPSAVKPYEVKLSEVKPSEVKPSEVKPSEVKPSEVKPSEVKPSEVKPSEVKPSEVKPSEVKPSEVKPSEVKPSEVKLSEVKPSEVKPSEVKPSEVKPSEVKPSEVKLSEVKLSEVKLSEVKPSEVKHLWDLRNSNIAGS from the exons ATGTCAACCCACATCGTCAATGACGAGTCCGGGATGTCAACCCACATCGTCACTGACGAGTACGGGATGTCAAACCACATCGCCAATAACGAGTCCGGCATGTCAACCCACATCGTCAATGACGAGTCCGGGATGTCAAACCACATCGCCAATAACGAGTCCGGGATGTCAACCCACatcgtcactgacgagtccggGATGTCAACCCACATCGTCAATGACGAGTCCCCGGAGGACTGCCGACATT TGAAACCATCTGAAGTGAAACCATCTGAAGTAAAAccatttgaaataaaaccatCTGAATTGAAACCATCTGAAGTAAAACCATCTGAAGTAAAATCATCTGAATTGAAACCATCTGAATTGAAACCATCTGAAGTGAAACCATCTGAAGTAAAACCATCTGAAGTAAAACTATCTGAAGTAAAACCATCTGAAGTAAAACCATCTGAAGTAAAACCATCTGAATTAAAACCATCACAAGTAAAACTATCTGAAGTGAAACCATCTGAAGTTAAACCATCTGAAGTGAAACCATCTGAAGTAAAACCATCTGAAGTGAAACCATCTGAAGTAAAACCATCTGAAGTAAAACCATTTGAAGTAAAACCATCTGAAGTGAAACCATCTGAAGTAAAACCATCTGAAGTGAAATCATCTGAATTGAAACCATCTGAATTGAAACCATCTGAAGTGAAACCATCTGAAGTAAAACCATCTGAAGTAAAACTATCTGAAGTAAAACCATCTGAAGTAAAACCATCACAAGTAAAACTATCTGAAGTGAAACCATCTGAAGTTAAACCATCTGAAGTGAAACCATCTGAAGTAAAACCATCTGAAGTGAAACCATCTGAAGTAAAACCATCTGAAGTGAAACCATCTGCAGTAAAACCATATGAAGTAAAACTATCTGAAGTAAAACCATCTGAAGTGAAACCATCTGAAGTTAAACCATCTGAAGTGAAACCATCTGAAGTAAAACCATCTGAAGTGAAACCATCTGAAGTGAAACCATCTGAAGTAAAACCATCTGAAGTGAAACCATCTGAAGTAAAACCATCTGAAGTGAAACCATCTGAAGTAAAACCATCTGAAGTAAAACTATCTGAAGTAAAACCATCTGAAGTGAAACCATCTGAAGTGAAACCATCTGAAGTAAAACCATCTGAAGTGAAACCATCTGAAGTGAAACTATCTGAAGTGAAACTATCTGAAGTAAAACTATCTGAAGTAAAACCATCTGAAGTGAAGCATTTATGGGACCTCCGGAATTCAAATATAGCAGGTTCTTAG